A single Bacillus sp. OxB-1 DNA region contains:
- a CDS encoding FtsX-like permease family protein, with the protein MIFRQFAYRNVVRNSRIYAAFFMASVFSVMVFFLYSMLLFHPSIENRFVQEIAKSGMITAQIILYIFTLFFLFYSMRAFLQARTKEFGILLHLGMAKKQLHRLIFIETMIIGTGSILAGTFLGYMFSKFFFMIVKNIVMLPALPLYLSWKPFALTVGVFLSLFVIISWVAPIFIRTGQVADLLQHEIGEADGYSPARAYIGILLLVLSYTMAALTSHSIVIGLLFLLPPLATIGTYLFFTDSLPMVLHKIRRRKRLYWHHFWLLSISEGVVRLRENARMFFIVSIVSTIAFMSVGILASLTSFASQYREMHPLGLVYKSEIGNELEGEHMKRLVRELHEEEIEYSLVKFDVLEQKSSFTNNSVRILKQSDIDLLAGSFDYEAMDLEKGEALFLPPSISSYEQLADRRVQTVLEESGVQVEIVGAYPHHLFSAYSMGMNAIILNDVDYNIVADSGPAKELKAFTYYAFNVPEWQETKNVGLLIEARATDSFLSGTSDQLLYSFENPGLNYSVIRTTFSLLLFIGLLLAAVFFLAAGSFIYFRLYTSLDRDRKQFDVLRRMGITDREVKKVVNRQLIPQFFFPWGVAFAHSSFAFLSLQVIWDALAEISIVKELTIVLAGFAVMQVLYFYLIRWRYLVHIKAAG; encoded by the coding sequence ATGATCTTTCGTCAGTTCGCTTACCGTAACGTCGTCCGGAACAGCCGGATCTACGCAGCATTTTTTATGGCGAGCGTCTTTTCGGTCATGGTCTTTTTCCTCTATTCGATGTTGCTGTTCCACCCGTCCATCGAAAACCGGTTTGTCCAGGAGATTGCCAAATCGGGGATGATCACCGCTCAAATCATCCTCTATATTTTCACGTTGTTTTTCTTGTTTTATTCGATGCGGGCCTTTTTGCAGGCGCGTACGAAGGAATTCGGCATTTTGCTCCATTTGGGAATGGCGAAAAAGCAATTGCACCGTCTCATTTTTATCGAAACGATGATCATCGGGACAGGATCCATCTTGGCGGGGACGTTCCTTGGCTATATGTTTTCCAAGTTCTTCTTTATGATTGTGAAAAACATTGTCATGCTGCCAGCGTTGCCTCTGTACCTTTCCTGGAAGCCATTCGCTTTGACGGTCGGGGTTTTCCTAAGTTTGTTCGTGATCATTTCGTGGGTTGCGCCGATTTTCATTCGGACCGGGCAAGTGGCGGATCTTCTCCAACATGAAATAGGGGAAGCGGATGGTTACAGTCCTGCTCGGGCGTACATCGGTATTTTGTTGTTGGTATTGTCCTATACGATGGCTGCGTTGACATCGCATTCGATTGTCATCGGGCTCCTCTTTTTATTGCCGCCGCTAGCAACGATCGGGACGTACTTGTTTTTCACGGATTCCTTGCCGATGGTGCTTCATAAAATCCGAAGACGGAAGCGGCTCTATTGGCATCATTTCTGGTTGCTCTCCATTTCGGAGGGCGTCGTCCGGCTACGGGAAAATGCCCGGATGTTTTTCATTGTCTCTATCGTGTCGACCATTGCGTTCATGTCGGTCGGGATTTTGGCCTCCCTCACTTCATTCGCCTCGCAGTACCGGGAAATGCACCCGCTCGGCTTGGTTTATAAGAGTGAAATCGGGAATGAACTCGAAGGTGAGCATATGAAGCGGCTCGTCAGGGAGTTGCACGAGGAGGAGATCGAGTATTCGCTCGTCAAATTCGATGTGCTGGAGCAGAAGTCTTCCTTCACCAATAACTCGGTTAGAATTCTAAAACAATCGGATATCGATTTGCTCGCCGGATCATTCGACTATGAAGCGATGGACTTAGAAAAAGGAGAAGCGCTCTTTTTGCCGCCGTCGATCTCTTCATACGAGCAGTTGGCAGATCGGCGGGTCCAGACAGTTTTGGAAGAGAGCGGGGTCCAGGTGGAAATCGTGGGGGCCTATCCGCATCATTTATTTTCCGCTTATTCGATGGGGATGAATGCCATCATTTTGAACGATGTGGATTATAATATCGTGGCGGATAGCGGGCCGGCAAAGGAATTGAAGGCGTTTACCTATTATGCGTTCAATGTGCCGGAATGGCAGGAGACGAAAAACGTCGGGCTGCTCATCGAGGCGAGGGCGACGGACTCTTTCCTATCCGGGACGAGCGACCAATTGTTGTATTCCTTTGAAAATCCGGGTTTGAATTACTCGGTCATCCGGACGACCTTCTCGTTATTGCTGTTCATCGGGCTGCTGCTCGCAGCGGTATTTTTCCTGGCAGCTGGGAGTTTCATCTATTTCCGGCTCTATACATCGCTCGATCGCGACCGGAAACAGTTCGACGTCCTCCGCCGAATGGGCATCACCGACCGGGAAGTGAAGAAAGTCGTCAACCGGCAGCTCATCCCACAATTCTTCTTCCCGTGGGGCGTGGCATTCGCCCACAGCTCCTTCGCGTTCCTGTCCTTGCAAGTGATCTGGGACGCCCTTGCCGAAATCTCGATCGTCAAGGAACTCACCATCGTCCTCGCCGGCTTCGCCGTTATGCAAGTGCTCTATTTCTACCT
- a CDS encoding response regulator transcription factor, giving the protein MENQRIFIVEDDRKIAQLLADTLRKYQYDVAVIEDFDRVAEECLAFDPHLILLDINLPSYDGYYWCRQLRQHTTCPILFISARSGDMDQVFALENGGDDFITKPFHYEIVLAKIRSHLRRSFGEYAPNQSERTVKLGLLTLYIERMELHLRDQVVPLQKKECIVLNLLLEASPKVVSRETLLEELWDDQTFVDENTLNVNMTRVRKKLADYGIRSSIETVRGAGYRLLLAPEEA; this is encoded by the coding sequence ATGGAGAATCAGCGGATTTTCATTGTGGAAGACGATCGTAAAATTGCGCAGTTGTTGGCGGATACGTTGCGGAAATATCAATATGACGTGGCGGTGATCGAGGATTTCGACCGCGTGGCGGAAGAGTGCTTGGCTTTTGATCCGCATTTGATTTTGTTGGATATCAATTTGCCGTCGTACGACGGGTATTATTGGTGCCGTCAGTTGCGCCAGCATACGACGTGTCCGATTCTGTTCATTTCCGCGAGGTCGGGGGATATGGATCAGGTGTTTGCGCTGGAGAATGGCGGCGATGACTTCATTACGAAACCTTTCCATTACGAAATCGTCCTTGCCAAGATAAGAAGCCATTTGCGCCGTTCATTCGGGGAATACGCGCCGAATCAAAGCGAACGGACTGTGAAACTGGGCTTGTTGACTTTATATATCGAGCGGATGGAATTGCATCTCCGCGACCAAGTCGTGCCGCTTCAGAAGAAGGAGTGCATCGTGCTGAACTTGCTGTTGGAGGCGTCGCCGAAAGTGGTGTCCCGCGAAACGTTGTTGGAGGAACTTTGGGACGATCAGACGTTTGTTGATGAAAACACGTTGAATGTCAATATGACGCGGGTACGGAAAAAACTGGCCGATTACGGCATCCGCTCCTCGATCGAAACGGTGCGGGGGGCGGGCTATCGGCTGCTGCTCGCGCCGGAGGAAGCATGA
- a CDS encoding lipoate--protein ligase, producing MYFVDNKGITDPRINLAIEEYVLKTMDVEKDAFLLFYINEPSIIIGRNQNTVEEIDTEYVDANGIHVVRRLSGGGAVYHDLGNLNFSFITKDDGESFRNFKKFTEPVVKALAELGVVAKLEGRNDILIDGRKISGNAQFATNGRMFSHGTLLFDTEMDRVVKALRVRKDKIESKGIKSIRSRVANISEFLPEPMTIEQFRMEILKSIFGGEENIQYAELTEEDWGKIHELSAERYANWDWNYGKSPKFNMQHSHRFPVGSLDIRLQVNKGLIEDAHIYGDFFGVGEVAVIEDSLKGVQYDRKAISEALNHVDIPMYLGGITKEEFLQLIY from the coding sequence TTGTATTTCGTTGATAATAAAGGGATTACTGATCCGCGCATCAACCTGGCGATCGAGGAGTATGTGTTGAAAACGATGGATGTTGAGAAGGATGCGTTCCTGCTGTTCTATATTAATGAACCGTCGATCATCATCGGGAGAAACCAGAACACTGTGGAAGAGATCGACACGGAATACGTGGATGCGAACGGAATCCATGTCGTGCGCCGTCTGTCCGGCGGGGGAGCGGTGTATCATGACCTCGGCAACTTGAATTTCAGCTTCATCACAAAAGATGACGGGGAATCATTCCGGAATTTCAAGAAATTCACGGAGCCTGTCGTGAAAGCGTTGGCCGAGCTGGGCGTAGTGGCGAAATTGGAAGGGCGCAATGATATTTTGATTGACGGCCGGAAGATATCAGGGAATGCCCAGTTTGCAACGAATGGAAGAATGTTCAGCCATGGGACGTTGCTGTTTGATACAGAAATGGATCGCGTTGTTAAAGCGTTGCGGGTGCGAAAGGATAAAATCGAATCGAAGGGCATCAAGTCGATTCGCAGCCGGGTTGCGAACATTTCGGAATTCTTGCCGGAGCCGATGACGATTGAGCAGTTCCGGATGGAAATTCTGAAGTCGATTTTCGGCGGAGAGGAAAACATCCAATATGCGGAGCTGACAGAAGAGGATTGGGGGAAAATCCATGAGCTTTCCGCGGAACGCTATGCGAATTGGGATTGGAACTATGGCAAATCGCCGAAGTTCAATATGCAGCATTCCCACCGATTCCCGGTCGGGAGCTTGGATATCCGCCTGCAAGTGAACAAAGGTTTAATTGAAGATGCTCATATTTACGGAGACTTTTTCGGCGTCGGCGAAGTCGCGGTGATCGAGGATAGCCTGAAGGGCGTCCAATACGACCGCAAAGCGATCAGCGAAGCGTTGAACCATGTCGACATCCCGATGTATTTGGGCGGCATTACGAAGGAAGAGTTTTTGCAGTTGATTTATTGA
- a CDS encoding ABC transporter ATP-binding protein, which yields MERRPIVDLTEVTKIYESKVMHRALNRLDFEVEEGEFVAVMGPSGSGKTTLLNLISTIDVPTYGRVVIDGIEPETLGSNELALFRRRNLGFVFQDINLLHMLTVEENLVLPLTLDGLSLQEMEGRVEELAKRLDLTAILNRRPDELSGGQAQRTAIGRALIHKPKIILADEPTGNLDSKSAKDVLELLGGINESEKTTVIMVTHDPIAASYCDRVLFIKDGEFFNEIYKDERRRTFFQRILNVLSLLGGDVHDLSSVRLP from the coding sequence ATGGAGCGAAGACCAATCGTCGACTTGACGGAAGTGACGAAGATCTATGAAAGCAAAGTGATGCACCGGGCGTTGAACCGCTTGGACTTTGAAGTGGAAGAAGGGGAGTTCGTCGCCGTGATGGGTCCTTCGGGGAGCGGCAAGACGACGCTGCTGAACCTCATTTCGACAATCGACGTGCCAACATACGGCCGGGTAGTGATCGACGGCATCGAGCCAGAAACGTTAGGGTCGAATGAACTCGCCCTGTTCAGGCGACGCAATCTCGGGTTCGTTTTCCAGGATATCAACCTGCTCCATATGCTGACGGTGGAAGAGAACCTCGTGCTGCCGCTCACATTGGACGGCTTGTCGCTGCAAGAGATGGAAGGTCGGGTCGAGGAGTTAGCGAAACGCCTGGATCTGACAGCCATTCTGAATCGGCGCCCGGATGAATTATCGGGGGGACAGGCACAACGGACGGCGATTGGTCGGGCGTTGATCCATAAGCCGAAAATCATTTTGGCGGATGAACCGACAGGTAATCTGGATTCAAAATCGGCAAAGGATGTTCTCGAACTGTTGGGAGGCATCAACGAGTCTGAAAAAACGACGGTCATCATGGTGACACATGATCCCATTGCCGCAAGTTATTGCGACCGTGTATTGTTCATCAAAGACGGCGAATTTTTCAATGAAATCTATAAAGATGAGCGGAGACGGACGTTTTTCCAACGCATTTTAAATGTGCTGTCTCTTCTCGGGGGGGATGTCCATGATCTTTCGTCAGTTCGCTTACCGTAA
- a CDS encoding sensor histidine kinase — MKKITLFLRDHVSFLVFQMVLVLFILLLYWLDGFRNYNTAIYSISISVLLTAGYLAGKLIMRRSFYAAITRKPVKMEDALIRHVQTPEHRQTTEFTRQLYKLYQAEVQALYASQHRQLHFMNQWVHQMKTPISVIGLLLQEEGELDRASIGEEVEKIRRGLESVLVNARLETFEEDMRIERVPLLNLVQELVTEHKRLFIANGVFPVISIGSDFVVATDAKWMKIVIGQFITNAVKYTFDKGKRVFLTAEKVEAGVKLSIRDEGVGIPASDLKRVTKAFFTGENGRLTGESTGMGLYIASEVCERLGHLLTMESELGIGTTVSIVFENGGGGAVDGAKTNRRLDGSDEDL; from the coding sequence ATGAAAAAGATCACTCTTTTCTTGCGGGACCATGTATCATTCCTCGTTTTTCAAATGGTCCTCGTCCTGTTCATCTTGCTGCTGTATTGGCTGGACGGCTTCCGGAACTATAACACAGCCATTTATTCCATCAGCATCAGCGTCTTGCTGACGGCAGGCTATTTGGCTGGCAAACTGATCATGCGGCGGTCGTTCTATGCGGCGATCACGCGAAAGCCGGTGAAGATGGAGGATGCGCTGATCCGGCATGTCCAGACGCCGGAACATCGGCAGACGACGGAGTTCACCCGCCAATTGTACAAGCTGTATCAGGCGGAAGTGCAGGCGCTGTACGCGTCGCAGCATCGACAGCTGCATTTCATGAACCAGTGGGTGCATCAGATGAAGACACCGATCTCCGTCATCGGCCTGCTGTTACAGGAGGAAGGCGAATTGGACCGGGCCAGTATCGGGGAGGAAGTGGAGAAAATCCGTCGGGGCTTGGAGTCGGTGCTCGTCAACGCGCGGTTGGAGACGTTTGAGGAAGATATGCGGATCGAGCGGGTCCCTCTCTTGAACCTCGTGCAGGAACTTGTGACGGAACATAAGCGGCTGTTCATTGCCAACGGGGTGTTTCCAGTCATTTCAATCGGTTCGGATTTTGTCGTGGCGACCGACGCGAAATGGATGAAGATTGTCATTGGGCAGTTCATCACGAATGCGGTCAAATATACGTTTGATAAAGGGAAACGAGTCTTCCTGACGGCAGAAAAAGTGGAAGCGGGCGTGAAACTTTCCATCCGGGATGAAGGGGTCGGGATTCCGGCATCCGATCTAAAACGGGTGACGAAAGCTTTTTTCACTGGAGAAAACGGCCGGTTAACCGGAGAATCAACAGGAATGGGCCTCTATATCGCGTCGGAAGTATGTGAGCGGTTGGGACATCTGTTGACGATGGAGTCGGAACTTGGAATTGGAACGACGGTGTCGATTGTGTTCGAAAACGGAGGAGGTGGAGCGGTTGATGGAGCGAAGACCAATCGTCGACTTGACGGAAGTGACGAAGATCTATGA